The genome window ACCTGTGTCCAAGACTTCCATTCCACGTGTTAAACCATCAGTTGATTCCATGGCGATGGTCCGTACGACCCCATCACCAAGTTCCAAAGCTACTTCAAGAACGACTTTTGATTTTTGTTGGTCATTTTTATAGACTACAAGCGCATTATTGATCTCAGGAAGTTTATCTCCAACGGAAAAGGCAACGTCTACGACGGGACCTACGACCTGAGAAATTTTGCCTAAACTCATGTCATTCTCCTATTCTAAGTAATTTCTACTGCTCAAAAGTTCTCTTTCGAGCATCTGTTTTTGTATATAAAATTGTATCCGACAACTATTCAAGGGCGCTAGCACCTGCAACGATTTCGGTAATTTCTTGTGTAATCGCTGCTTGACGAGCACGGTTGTATTGAATCGTTAATTCATCAATGACTTTCTTGGCATTGTCTGTTGCAGTTTGCATGGCCATCATCCCCGCAGCATTTTCAGCTGTTTTAGCATCAATAATGGCACCATAGATCATGCTTTCAGCAAATTGAGGGAGCAATTGATCCAAGATGGCATCTCGACTAGATTCCAATTCTAGATTCAATACATAATCCTCATCTGCTTCATTGGGGTCCAAATCAATAATCGGAAGCATCTGTTCCACCCGCATTTGGCTAGTCAAACTGTTGACGTGATGGTTGTAACAGACGTACAACTCGTCAAACAAGCCTTCCTGATACATTTGGACTGTTTTCGAAATGATCTTACGAACTTCCTTAAAGCTAGGCTGATCAGGCAAACCACGCAATTCATAAACCGGCTGAATCCCACGGGCACGGAAGAAATCCGCCCCGACACTTCCAATACAGATCACTTCAAAGTCATCCCCAGTTGGATGGTATTCTGCCTTCATTTCCATCATGGTTTTAAGGATGGAGGCATTGTAGCCTCCGACCAAACCACGATCGGATGTAATCACGATATAAGCTGTCTTTTTTACCGGCCGACTCACCAACATCGGATGGGACTTGGTATTTTCTGTTTCGTGGCCATGGAGCAAGTCTGTTAAGAGCTTACGAACCTTAGCAGCATAAACCTGAAAATCCTTGGCTGCCTGCTCAGATTTACCAAGTTTGGCAGCGGACACCATCTGCATGGCATTGGTGATTTGACTGGTGTTTTTTGTGGATGCAATTTTATTTTTAATATCATTTAATGAAACTGCCATCTTCCACTCCTATTTCTATTTGAAATTTGACTGGTTGACAAATTCAGTAAGGGCTGCATCCAGTTCTTCTTCTGCTGGAAGATCATGTGTCGAACGAATCGTCTCAAAGATTTGATGATAATGTGCTTCAAAGTAATCAAACAACTCTTCTTGGAAACGAAGAATGTCGTCTACTGGAACACTATCTAAGAAACCATGAGTCAAGGCATACAAGATCACGACTTGTTTTTCAACTGTCAATGGTTCATGAACAGGTTGTTTCAAGACTTCCACTGTCCGACGACCACGGTTCAATTTCGCTTGAGTGGCCGCATCCAAATCACTACCAAATTTCGTGAAGGCTTCCAACTCACGGTAGGAAGCGAGGTCGATACGAAGGGTACCAGCAACCTTCTTCATAGCCTTGATTTGAGCAGATCCACCAACCCGGGAAACAGAAGATCCGGCATCAATGGCTGGACGAATACCGGCATTAAACAAACTATCTTGCAAGAAGATTTGTCCGTCTGTGATCGAAATCACATTGGTTGCGATATAAGCGGAGATGTCCCCTGCTTGGGTTTCAATGATTGGAAGAGCTGTAATAGAACCCCCACCCAATTCATCCGAAACTTTCGCAGAACGTTCCAACAAACGGCTGTGGAGATAGAAGACATCCCCTGGGAAGGCTTCACGTCCTGGTGGACGACGAAGAAGAAGGGACAATTCACGGTAAGCTACGGCTTGTTTTGACAAATCATCATAGACGATCAAAACATGTTTACCGTTATACATGAACTCTTCTGCCATGGCAACCCCAGCATAAGGTGCCAAATAAAGCAATGGAGACGGTTGAGAAGCCGAAGCGGTTACCACAATCGTATAATCCATAGCTCCGTATTTACGGAGAGTTTCTACTTGCGTACGAACTGTTGATTCTTTTTGACCAATCGCCACATAGATACAGATCATGTCTTGACCCTTTTGGTTCAAGATGGTATCAATGGCAATCGAAGTTTTCCCTGTTTGACGGTCCCCGATGATCAATTCCCGTTGACCGCGTCCAATTGGAACAAGGGCATCAATGGCTTTCAAACCAGTTTGTAGGGGTTCTGAGACAGATTTCCGTTGCATAACACCAGGAGCTGGTGTTTCAACTGGACGGAATTTATCTGTCACAATCTCACCCAAACCATCTACTGGTTGGCCAAGTGGGTTAACAACACGACCAATCAAGGCATCCCCTGCAGGGACTTCCATGATTTTACCTGTACGACGGACAGAGTCTCCTTCACGAATATCCGTGAAATCACCCAAGATGATGATCCCGACATCCGTTGTTTCTAAGTTTTGGGCCATCCCGTATGAGCCATTTTCAAAGATTAACAACTCACCACTCATGGCATTTTCAAGCCCATGAGCGCGGGCAATCCCGTCACCAATGTAGGTTACAACACCTGTCTCAGTGACGTCAAAGTTTGGCTTGAAATTTTCAATTTGTTGCTTAATTAAAGCGCTGATTTCTTGTGCGTTAATCGCCAAAATTCACACCACTTTCTATTTCAATTTAGATTTTATAACTTGCAATTGGTGTTTGAGACTGGTATCCAACGTTTTATGATTGGCTGTCACGACAAAGCCACCAATTAAATCTGGATCGATCTTTTGTTGGATCGAGCGAACTTGAATCCCAAATTTTCTTTCGATAATGGGTACTAGCTTTTGCTCTTGAACAGGATCCAAACCAGCAACTGTCGTAACAGTGACGACAAATGCGTTGCTCAACAGTTGAATCTGATCCAAACAAATCGTTACAATGTCATAAAATAAGGCTTCACGATGATTGAGAATAACCACTTCAATCAAATGGTCGAGTAATTGTGAATCAGAGGGTTGAAAAAGTCTTAGACTTTTTGCTTTCTCTTCATCCTCTACACCGATATGAGCTAAGAAGTTAGCAAGTCCAGTCTCCTCAAAAATGCCCTTGATTTGGGTCAATTTTTCAAAGACAAGATCTTGTTCTCCTTTTTCAAAGACCAATTGAACAAAAGGCTGGGTATATTTCTCAATCACCATCAGTTGCTTTTTGTCCATTAGGCTTCTCCTAATTCATCAAGATAGCGATCGATCAGTTGGCGTTGACCTTCAGCATCCAGCTGTTGACTCAACAATTTGCTGGCAAGATTGACAGTGAGATCTGCCACATCGCCTTTGATACTGTTCAATGCTTCTTCTTTGTTATGCGCAATTTCTTGTTGCGCTTTTTCTTTCAAACGTACTGCTTCTTGAGTGGCTTCTGAAAGGATCTGAGATTTGTTCTTTTCTGCAGTTTCCTTTGCATTTTCGACAATAGACGCAGCTTCTTTGCGGCTACCTGCCAACTCTTCTTCACGTTTACTTGCTAGTTCCTCAGCTTTTTGACGAGCTGATTCTGCTCCATCAATATCATCTGTAATCTTTTTGGCACGCGCTTCTAAAATTCCATTGATATTGTTCCATGCAAATTTCTTTATTAAAAAGATTAATAATAGGAAGGAACCAGCAATGAGAATAAAGTTACCAATAATTTCACTCATTGATACATGCATTCTTCTACTCCTCCTCTACTTACTCTTCACCATTAATTTTCTTACCAATATAGATTGATGACAACATGGTAAACACATAGGCTTGGATACATGAAATGAAAATCGAAAACGCTGTCCACGCCATGCTTCCAATAAAGGCAAATGGATACCAATAAACAGCTTGATGCGACAAAGTCACAAGCAAGCTTGCTAGTACCTCACCCGCAAAGATATTTCCGAAGATCCGAAGGGCCAAGGAGGCAAAATTCGTGAATTCTTCCAAAATATTCATGGGGGTCATAAATCCGGGTGTCACAAAAGCCTTTAAATATTCCTTCACACCACGTCTGCGAATTCCTTCTACATGGGCGATTAAGGTGATCAAAAATGAAAAGGCAAAGTCATAACCCAGGTTAGCGGTTGGTGATGTCCACAAATTGTAACCATTGGTCGTTTCGATTTTAGCCATCAATCCAATGTTATTGGCTACTAAAAGAAAGAGGAAAAGAACAAACAAGAACAAGGAATAGTCCTTTATGTAATGTTCCCCAATATTTCCTTTTGTAAAGCCTACGACAAAGTCATATGCGTATTCCAGCACATTTTGTTTGCCTTTTGGTCGGATCGACATTTTTCGACTGGCCCAATAAATGAAGCCAAAAACGGCGAAAACAGAAATCAGGGTCATAGCAAGTAGGGTCAAATTAAAAGATACAGGTCCAAGAGTAATCGTTGGATTGATACTTTCTTCCAAGGTTTGACACCTCCTTTTCTAAAATAGAAGCGTCTATTTGATAATAAAGGCCATAACCAAGGTTACGAAGAAAGTACCTTCGACAAAGGCAACACCAAGAATCAAGAGACTACGCAATTGACCGATAATTTCTGGTTGACGAGACGCAGATTTCAATAAGCTACTCATCATCAAACCTTCTGCCAGTGATACACCAAAACAGGCTAAACAAAGACCTAAAAATGTTAAATTCATGATGAATTCTCCTTTTATAAATTTTAATACCTTAGTTTACTCCTAAAAGATATAATAGTCAAATATTTCCTATAAAAGTAAGCGTTTTAGTGAAATTACGTTATTTTTTTAATATGATAATTTTTCCTATCTACGATTGATTTCTTTTAATTTTTAGACGCTTTGTCCACCTCTATTCATTTTTTCTTCTAAAAAACTCTCACCTGCTCAGCAGATGAGAGAATTCGATTATTTAAAGATAGACGTTTTGAAACTGTCTGTTTGTTGCAGCAATTTCTTAAAGATTTTTTCTTTCAGTGCAACCGTATTGTCAAATTTGACAGAACCGTTACTTAGAGTAACCTTATCTTTATCCACTGCTTCAGCAAATGCACGTTTCAAGCCTTCATAGCTATTGTAGGTCTTCCCATCGATGTCAATAGCCTGAATTCCATTTTTGGCACTGGTCACCACTTCATTGAAGTAAGCTTTCTTCCAGTCTTCAAGGGTACTGAATCTTCCATCAGAAATCTTCTGAATGACGAAGTCATCTCCTAGAGTGGCACGTCCAGCTTGTTTGGACTCTTGTTTATACTTGTTTGAAGCATAACCCAGGAATCCTTTTTCATAGCCATAGTAACCCCAGAGTCTGAAGGTATTGTGTTTGAAGGACATGGCTCCAGGAGCCCCTTCACTGGTGTTCCCACCATAGATACCTGTCATCATCGGTACCGTCACATAGGCTGAGCCAAAGTCAGATGGATTATAGACTCCATTTCCAGGACTACGATTGGTCATGAAGTTGTTGGTGATGAGATCATCTACTGAATGTAAGGTGATCGCTTTTTCCTCATCACTCAAAGCCCGAACCTTATCGAATTGATTCTTGGTGTTCGCTCCTCGGTATTGTTTATCAACCTTCTTGAACCAAGCATTGTTTAAGTCCTTACTATGTTTGTCCAATACAGCTTCCCCTTCTAGGTAATCCAGAAGCATGAGCGTATCGTTATAACCTTTCATGTAGCGATCAATCTCATCACGTGATTGAAGATTGTTTGGATTGGTATTGTACCATTGGTTGCCATCGTTTGGACGTTCATAGGCCATGTTGAGACCTAGAGCTTTGTATTCCCCATTTGGATTGGATACGGATGGCGTTTGGAGCATGCCTTGAGCATAGGCTTCTAGATCCGTTCCTTCACGGTGTCTCCAGCCACCCAAGTATACCATACGGTCATTGACGTGCGTCGTTTCATGGGTAAAAGCAGAAATCCCAAAGTCACTGATCATATCCGTCACCATAAAGAAGACCGAATCATCTTTATAAGGATTTCCATAGACACGAGCGGTTGCTCCCATGCGCCAATCTGTCGCATGGTAACGATCAGTTGGTCCATATAATTCACGAATTGGAGCGACATCTTTTCCACTATTCGTATGGCCATAACGGTCTGTACTAATGCCTTTATAGTTTTGATTATCAAGGACAGGGGTCGGCACCATATTATTGCTCTTTAGGAGCTGGTTGCGAACATTATCAGCTGCTAATCGCGACCAGAAATCCAAGTAGTCCTGTTGGGCTTTTGCTACTTTATCAATTTCCGCCTTGAAGGCATTTCGTTCTGCCTCAGTGTTTTTACCGTATTTCTCGAAGGAACTATAGGCCAAGGTATTGTATGTTGAAATCAAGAACATGTGCGCATCTTTAAGATTCAAGAGTGGCAAGATCATTTTACCGTGAATATCATTGTTTAAGCCCTCATAGGCTCTATGCTTAGCAGATGCGAAAGCTGGATTGGTCGTCTCAGGCTCCACAATATAGACATTGTCTTTGGTTGCTTTGATGAACCAATCATTCAAGTCTGTATCAGTTGTAAAGAGGTCCATATTGTACTTCAGGAAGTCATTTAGGTTGCTAGAAAGAGTAGACTTCGCAACGACTTCTCGGAAGGCATCATGGGTACGAGTTCCTTTGATGTAGTCTTCTTTTGAACCAATTTCAATCAAACGGTCTAAGACATCAACATTCTTCCCATAGAAGTCTGGCTTGAACAACATGAGCTGCTTAAGATTGACATCATCGAACTTCACTCCGTAATAGCGATTGAGGCAAGAAAGCCCTAAAAGAACGGCCGCCTTGTTGTCATCAACTTTCTTGATAAGGGCACGTTTAGCAGCCTCATCTGTGTTTAATTGATGGTCTTGGTTTTCAACCAGTTGTTTGACAAAGTGAGTCAGATTATCCTTGACTTCTTGGAAACTTTCTTCGAGGTAAAGGTTCTTAATGGCATTGACTTTGTTAGGTCCTGTTCGACCTAAGTGAGTGTAGATTGGATCTGATTGCAATTCTACAGGACTTAATTTCTCTACGATGGCACTGATGAGATCGCTACGGTCCTTGTCCACCATATTTGGCGTGTAGACTACTTCACCGAGCTCCGCCACACTGTACTCTTTGACTTGTTTGACTTTAGAATCTTTCGGTGTCATGCTAAAGACATCTTTGGTCTTATCGGCATAATGGATCAGGATGTGATCAGCATCTGCTAGTTCAGTGACAAAATCATTGCCCTTCATAGCGGTCACAGACAAGACTTCCTTGGTCAAAAGAGGGCTCGTCGCAGCCAATTTATTCCCTTGGTCGACAATCCACTCTTTATTGTAGAATGGTTGCAATTTAGCAATATTGCGGTAAGCTAGCTCACGAGTCGCATCGTAACCAGTGATGGCCTTGTATTGATCGTCTTTGCTAACAAGGTGATTGAGCGTATCTTCAATCGGTTTGCTGCTGGTGAATTTATCAGCAGTGATTCCCATTGCTTCGATTTTCTGCTCAGCTTCTGCTAGTGAGATGCTTGGAATTTTACGGGAGTTGTTAAAGGATTTCTTCCCTTCACTCACGCCTTCCACACTGTAATTGCGCTTGGTTCTTGAATAGGTGAAATAATCATCTGCGTCGATATCGGAGTGTCCGAAGACCATCTCACCAGTTTTGACTTTCATCATGGTGATGTTGTCTTCAATAGTCCCCAAGGCCCAGTTGGTCCCTAGTAATCCACCAGACTGAACAGCTTCTTTTAGTTCAATCGAACCTTTAGCAACGGAGTTTCTGAGAACCCCTTCTTTACCTACTGTGTGGTTATTTCCACCATTTTGAGAGGAATAAACGAGACCTGCAGCTTTAGCTTTATTACCAGTGATTTCAGCATCAACGTAAGCTTTTTCAACGACACCTTTCCAGTTCTCACCAACAACACCCGCTAGATAGCCACCTTTGTTCCCAGCAGCGTGCAGTTTACCGATAAAGGCAACGTTGCTGACCTTCCCACTACCATCAATTTTATTGACAATTCCTGCTACATCATTGTTCCCGACAACACTTCCTGTTACTTTAACATTCTCGACAGTTGCATTATTTTTGATAACACCTGCGATTGGGGCTACTCTATCTGTCCCAGGTAGGTCGATATTGACATTTTCAAGCAAGAGATTCTTAACCGAGCCACCTTCGATGTTCCCAAACAATGGTCTTGTAATGTTATGGATGGCAAATGTATTCCCATCCGTACTTTCCAAAATTCCCTTGAAGGCATTGGTCACATAGGATTTCCCTGCTGGCTGGACATTAGCCGCATTCATATTGCTACCCAGTTTAAAGGTACCAGTCGGATTGGCTTGCATAGCTTTTACAAGTTCGTTGAAATTGTAGTAGATATCACCTTCATGTGCTTTGGGTTTCGCAATATAGTGGACATAGACCTCACTGAACTGGTTGTCCGCAGTCCGTTGAATGAGATCAGGAGCTTTGGCTGTTACTTTGTAGAGGGTCACGCCATCTACCGTTACTTCTTCAATTTTATCAACGGCTAGTTTTGTAACCTTATTATCATAGGTAGTGACCTTTAAGTAGTAAGGCTTCACATCTGATGGTGTTTCAGACAAGAGGCTGCTATCGGTCTCAAGACCTTGGTCATCCACGCTAATCAGACTGGTTTCCTTGATGTTTTTGATTTCAACTTTTTTAAGATCAATTCTCAGTGGTTCTTCCTTGAGAACTTCTTCTTCATCCCCATTTCCACGGTCATACACCATGGTCGTTGCGAGCGTATAATCCTTGTAGTAGTCCAAGTCCGCTAAAGCAGCTGCCAAGTCCGTCTCTGAAAGGGTCAGGGTTTTCACCACTTGATCACCCTTCTTCAATACAGCCTGGATGGACTTGATGGTCACACCGTCTGGTTTATCCAAATGATAAGTAGCTTTAGCACTGCGCTTCAATTCTTCCTGATCAAGATTGGTCAAGGTCAAGGTTGGCTTGTCTAATTCCTTTGTCCCTTGTTGAATGATCTGATCTTGGGCTTGTTCTACTACTTCTTCAGAAATTGTAGGAGCATCCGTTGTTTTGACACCTTTAATGGTCTTATAGACCTTGGTGATTTTTTTCTTCCCATTTTTACCGACTTGAGAAACCCTTTCAGTTCTTTTTAGCAAGGTGGCATCTTGTTCGGTTACCGTCTTAAATGGAATTTCTTCAAAAGCAACTTCCTCTTTTTGGCCTTCAATCGCCTTAGTCCCACGACTAATTTTTTCTGTCACAGGAGCTTTGACCGTTTCAGTGGTCGTACTGAGAGGCTCTCCAATCTTCTCACCATTGACCGTCTTATAAACACGACGAATCTCCTGGCTACCAGCCTCTCCTTTTTGAAGGAGGCTTTCTTCATCGGTGTAACGATTGGCGTCCGTTACATACTCTGTTTCATATGGAAGGATTACCGTTTCTGTCTCGGTTACCGTCCCTTCCGTAACTTGATAGGTTGGATTCTCCGGTTGAACGGGGGCTTCGCCAACATGGCCTTCTTCCTGTGTCCCTTTGGCTTCCACCATACCTGTATAGGTTGGGTTCTCCGGTTGAATAGGGGCTTCGCCGACATGGCCTTCTTCTTGTGTCCCTTTAGCTTCCACCACACCTGTATAGGCTGGGTTCTCCGGTTGAACAGGAGCTTCGCCGACATGGCCTTCTTCCTGTGTTCCCTTAGCTTCCACCACACCTGTATAGGCTGGGTTCTCCGGTTGAACAGGGGCTTCGCCTACATGGCCTTCTTCCTGCGTTCCCTTAGCTTCTACCACACCTGTATAGACTGGATTCTCTGGTTGAACAGGAGCTTCACCGACATGACCTTCTTCTTGTGTCCCCTTAGCCGTTACAACTTGAGAAGGAATGGGTTGAGGGGTTGGTTGGGCATCTTCTTTTGTTCCAACAGCAAGAATTTGTGAAACTGGTTCTTTAGTGACCTTGCTTTCAACGACTCTGCGAACTTCTTGTCCATCTACCATACTCACTTCCGTCAATAAGGTTCGCTCCCCATTTTGACCAGCAGTCAGCACCTTGGTTTGCCCTTTAGGTAATGTAGGATCAGCTTGTTTGACAGTTTCAAATGGCACAGGCTCAGTAGAGACTTCCAGGCTTGGTTTTTCAACTTGAGGAAAGGCTGGAGCGACTTCTGGGGTCACACGCGCTTGTGGTTCCACTTGTGGAATCCCTGTACTTGTTTTGATCGTTCCTTCTACAGAAGGTTTCGTTTCCTGCATAGCCTTTGGCTCTTGTAAGCTCGTCTTTTGGACTGACGGGTAGCGCAGATAACCAATATAGTCATAGCCGTCAATTTGAATCACGCCATTTGCAAGATCTTTGCTCGATGCGATCGCAAGATCCTGATTATAGGCGCGCAAAACTTGATTTTGTAGGGCTGCGACTTCAACTGGAAGTAGAAGACTTTGTCCCATGGCTCCAATCAAAAGGACGCCCATGACCTTCTTCCGGTGCTTTTTAGAGAGTAAGAGGACCGCAAAGGAAGCAGTGGCTAGACTTAGCCCAAAAAGGGCAACTTCCTGACTTCCTGTTTGAGGAAGAACCGACTGAGTTACTTCCTTCTTCTTATAGACGAGATAGAAAGTATCTTCATTTTGATATGCTTCAGGGATTGCATGAATCACCTGTGCTTTTTCTTCAGCAGTCAGCTCTTCTTCTGTCACATATCCTAAGTGCACATGAGCAGGTAGAGTCATCTGATCAGCTTGGACAGGACGAGCTCCTAACAAGCTTCCTCCTAATAAAAAGGCTCCAATGGCTACCGGACCAACACCGACAGATAATTTTCGAATCGAATATTTGGTCATTTTTTCAAACGTTTGTTTCGCTTTTTTCATCCTAAAATTCCTATATAGTAATATTTAATCCTCGAGCAGGGACCTGATTATTTTTAGAGAGGCTGGGATCCTTTCCAGAAATAAGAACCTTCCCGGGATTTTTTACCTTTACCTATCTTATCTTTTTTATTCTATTTTAGCAAGCTCTAAAACTCAAAAATATAAACCGTTTTCTTTATAGGAAGAAAGCAACACAAAAAAACGCCTCGAAAGGCGTTTGTATCATAGATCTATTTATAAGGATTGGTACAAATCATTGTATCGTTGACTAGCCGTATCCCATGAGAAGTCACGCGTCATAGCTTGTTCTTGGAGACCATACCAAGCCTGTTTATCATTGTAGTAGACAGCCAAGGCTTCATCAACTGCCCAGTTAAACCAATAGCCAGACAAATTATTGAAGCTAAAGCCTGTTCCACTTCCATCAACAGCATTAAACGGTTGAACCGTATCACGAAGTCCGCCGACTTCATGCACCAAAGGAAGGGTTCCATAACGCATGGCCATCATTTGAGAAAGGCCACACGGTTCAAAGCGACTTGGCATCAAGAAGACATCTGATGCTGCATAGATTTCTTGAGCCAATTGGACATCAAATGTGATATTCGCTGAAAGTTTATCTGGGTAGGCTTGACCAAACCAAGCAAAGGCATTTTCAAATCCAGGATCTCCTGTACCGAGCAAGACAATCTGAATATCCTTTTGCAAGAGTTGATGCAACTCTTCTACCACCACATCAAAACCTTTTTGACGTGTCAAACGAGAGACGATCCCAAACAAAGGAACATCATCGCGAACAGGTAGACCCACACGTTCTTGAAGAGCTCGTTTGCTAGCTGCTTTACCTGAAAGATCTGAGAGACTGAAGTGATGAGTCAAGAGTGGATCCGTTTCAGGATTATACAGATCCGCATCAATCCCGTTAACAATACCGGTCACCTTGCCAGACTCCATCCGAAGGATCTGATCCAAGCCACAACCATATTCAGCAGTCATAATCTCTTGCGCATAGCTAGGAGAAACGGTTGTTACACGGTCAGCATATAGAATACCAGCTTTCATCCAGTTCAGGCAATCATTCCACCGAAGCGTTCCATCTGCATAGCGTTCAAATCCCACTCCGAATAGGTCCCACAACATTCCTGGGTCAAACTGACCTTGGAATTCCAAATTATGGATGGTCAATACTGTCTTAATTCCATGATAAGCTTGAATCCAACGGTATTTTTCCTTCAGCAAGAAAGGAATCATCGCTGTATGGTAATCATGGGCATGAAGAACATCTGGAATGAAGTCAACTCGTTCCATCGTTTCTAAGGCCGCGAGCTGGAAGAAGGCAAAGCGTTCGCCATCATCGAAGTCACCATACACATGTCCTCTAAAGAAATAGTGTTGGTTATCAATAAAGTAAAAGGTGACTCCATCACGTACAATGCGTTTCACACCAACATATTGACTTCTCCAGCCAACCTTGGTCTCAAAATGCAAGACATCTTCGATTTGATCTCCAAACTTGGCCTCTACCATATCATAGTAAGGGAGGATCACGCGCACATCATGACCACTTTTCGCTAAGGATTTAGGAAGAGCGCCAATAACGTCTCCCAAACCACCTGTTTTAGAAAACGGTGCTCCTTCAGCTGCAACAAATAATAGTTTCATTAGACAATATCCTCTGTAACAATCGTTCCTTTTTTAACCACGACAGGTGCTTCTTCTGTCCCACGAATCGTCACACCAGCAGCCACTTCGACACCCTTATCCAGGATGGCATGTTCGACG of Streptococcus sp. S5 contains these proteins:
- the atpF gene encoding F0F1 ATP synthase subunit B codes for the protein MHVSMSEIIGNFILIAGSFLLLIFLIKKFAWNNINGILEARAKKITDDIDGAESARQKAEELASKREEELAGSRKEAASIVENAKETAEKNKSQILSEATQEAVRLKEKAQQEIAHNKEEALNSIKGDVADLTVNLASKLLSQQLDAEGQRQLIDRYLDELGEA
- a CDS encoding F0F1 ATP synthase subunit gamma, producing the protein MAVSLNDIKNKIASTKNTSQITNAMQMVSAAKLGKSEQAAKDFQVYAAKVRKLLTDLLHGHETENTKSHPMLVSRPVKKTAYIVITSDRGLVGGYNASILKTMMEMKAEYHPTGDDFEVICIGSVGADFFRARGIQPVYELRGLPDQPSFKEVRKIISKTVQMYQEGLFDELYVCYNHHVNSLTSQMRVEQMLPIIDLDPNEADEDYVLNLELESSRDAILDQLLPQFAESMIYGAIIDAKTAENAAGMMAMQTATDNAKKVIDELTIQYNRARQAAITQEITEIVAGASALE
- the atpA gene encoding F0F1 ATP synthase subunit alpha, producing the protein MAINAQEISALIKQQIENFKPNFDVTETGVVTYIGDGIARAHGLENAMSGELLIFENGSYGMAQNLETTDVGIIILGDFTDIREGDSVRRTGKIMEVPAGDALIGRVVNPLGQPVDGLGEIVTDKFRPVETPAPGVMQRKSVSEPLQTGLKAIDALVPIGRGQRELIIGDRQTGKTSIAIDTILNQKGQDMICIYVAIGQKESTVRTQVETLRKYGAMDYTIVVTASASQPSPLLYLAPYAGVAMAEEFMYNGKHVLIVYDDLSKQAVAYRELSLLLRRPPGREAFPGDVFYLHSRLLERSAKVSDELGGGSITALPIIETQAGDISAYIATNVISITDGQIFLQDSLFNAGIRPAIDAGSSVSRVGGSAQIKAMKKVAGTLRIDLASYRELEAFTKFGSDLDAATQAKLNRGRRTVEVLKQPVHEPLTVEKQVVILYALTHGFLDSVPVDDILRFQEELFDYFEAHYHQIFETIRSTHDLPAEEELDAALTEFVNQSNFK
- a CDS encoding F0F1 ATP synthase subunit C yields the protein MNLTFLGLCLACFGVSLAEGLMMSSLLKSASRQPEIIGQLRSLLILGVAFVEGTFFVTLVMAFIIK
- the atpB gene encoding F0F1 ATP synthase subunit A; this translates as MEESINPTITLGPVSFNLTLLAMTLISVFAVFGFIYWASRKMSIRPKGKQNVLEYAYDFVVGFTKGNIGEHYIKDYSLFLFVLFLFLLVANNIGLMAKIETTNGYNLWTSPTANLGYDFAFSFLITLIAHVEGIRRRGVKEYLKAFVTPGFMTPMNILEEFTNFASLALRIFGNIFAGEVLASLLVTLSHQAVYWYPFAFIGSMAWTAFSIFISCIQAYVFTMLSSIYIGKKINGEE
- a CDS encoding F0F1 ATP synthase subunit delta; this encodes MDKKQLMVIEKYTQPFVQLVFEKGEQDLVFEKLTQIKGIFEETGLANFLAHIGVEDEEKAKSLRLFQPSDSQLLDHLIEVVILNHREALFYDIVTICLDQIQLLSNAFVVTVTTVAGLDPVQEQKLVPIIERKFGIQVRSIQQKIDPDLIGGFVVTANHKTLDTSLKHQLQVIKSKLK